Proteins found in one Terribacillus sp. DMT04 genomic segment:
- a CDS encoding NAD(P)/FAD-dependent oxidoreductase has product MSDQVYDVTIIGAGPVGLFTAFYGGMRQQSVKIIESLPHVGGQLSALYPEKFIYDIAGFPSIRAQELVDNLMEQLNRFDPSIALGESVDKVERLEDNTFRIETDKDVHYSKTIIITAGNGAFQPRRLTVERCDEFEGVNLNYYVDNMQKYAGKRVLLAGGGDSAVDWALMLEPIAKEVILVHRRDQFRAHEHSVERLMQSNVRIMTPYVPVEMLGTDRIEQVVLQKVKSEEIETIDVDEVLVNYGFISSLGPIKQWDLEIEKNSIVVNTKQETNIAGIYAAGDICTYPGKVNLIASGFGEGPTAINNAKTYIDPDARVQPKHSTSMF; this is encoded by the coding sequence ATGTCAGATCAAGTTTATGATGTGACCATCATCGGTGCAGGTCCAGTCGGACTTTTCACTGCGTTCTATGGTGGGATGCGTCAGCAAAGTGTCAAAATCATTGAAAGTCTTCCCCATGTTGGCGGACAGCTTTCTGCTTTATACCCAGAAAAATTCATATACGATATAGCAGGCTTCCCTAGTATCCGTGCTCAGGAATTAGTGGACAACCTGATGGAACAGCTAAACCGCTTCGACCCTTCTATTGCGCTTGGCGAGTCAGTTGATAAGGTCGAGCGCTTAGAAGATAATACATTCCGTATTGAAACAGACAAGGATGTACATTACTCGAAAACAATTATTATCACTGCTGGTAATGGTGCGTTTCAGCCGCGCCGTTTAACAGTAGAGCGCTGCGATGAGTTTGAGGGTGTCAACCTGAATTATTACGTAGACAATATGCAGAAGTATGCTGGAAAGCGCGTGCTGTTAGCAGGCGGCGGCGATTCCGCTGTTGACTGGGCACTCATGCTAGAGCCGATTGCAAAGGAAGTCATCCTTGTTCACCGCCGGGACCAATTCCGTGCGCACGAACATAGTGTGGAACGCTTGATGCAGTCAAACGTTAGAATTATGACGCCATACGTACCAGTTGAGATGCTAGGTACAGATCGAATCGAACAAGTTGTGCTGCAAAAGGTGAAAAGCGAAGAAATAGAAACAATCGATGTAGACGAAGTTTTGGTAAACTACGGCTTCATCTCTTCTCTAGGTCCAATCAAGCAATGGGATTTGGAAATTGAGAAAAACAGTATTGTCGTTAATACGAAGCAAGAAACAAATATTGCCGGCATTTATGCCGCAGGTGATATTTGCACATACCCAGGAAAAGTCAACTTGATTGCCTCTGGCTTCGGTGAAGGGCCAACAGCAATTAATAATGCCAAAACGTATATCGATCCAGATGCACGTGTCCAGCCGAAGCACTCTACAAGCATGTTTTAA
- the deoD gene encoding purine-nucleoside phosphorylase: MSVHINAEAGQIADKILLPGDPLRAKYIAETFLEDAELYNDVRGMYGYTGTYKGERISVQGTGMGVPSISIYVNELIQSYGVKKLIRVGTCGAIQKDVNVRDVILASTSSSDSQMNRQEFGSVDFAPTADFDLLLKAYEAGKAKGLNLRVGNVFTSDRFYRDNTLEFYGKLADYNVLAVEMETTALYTLAAKYDCQALSVLTVSDHILTGEETTSEERQTTFSDMMEIALDAAIQA, encoded by the coding sequence ATGAGTGTACATATAAATGCGGAAGCTGGTCAGATTGCAGACAAAATTTTGCTCCCAGGTGACCCGCTGCGTGCGAAATATATCGCAGAAACTTTTTTGGAAGATGCTGAACTTTATAATGATGTAAGAGGCATGTATGGTTACACAGGTACATACAAAGGAGAAAGAATTTCTGTGCAAGGTACAGGCATGGGTGTTCCTTCTATCAGCATCTACGTGAATGAACTTATTCAAAGCTATGGCGTGAAAAAATTGATACGCGTCGGTACTTGCGGTGCCATTCAAAAAGACGTAAACGTGCGTGACGTAATCCTTGCTTCTACTTCTAGCTCTGATTCTCAAATGAACAGACAGGAGTTCGGTTCCGTTGATTTCGCTCCGACTGCTGACTTCGACCTCCTGTTGAAAGCATATGAAGCTGGTAAGGCAAAAGGTCTTAATCTTCGTGTAGGTAATGTGTTTACAAGTGATCGCTTCTATCGTGACAACACGTTAGAATTCTACGGTAAACTAGCCGATTACAACGTATTAGCTGTAGAAATGGAAACAACGGCACTTTATACACTTGCTGCAAAATATGATTGTCAGGCATTATCTGTTTTAACTGTAAGCGATCATATACTGACTGGCGAAGAAACAACATCAGAGGAACGTCAAACCACTTTCAGTGACATGATGGAAATCGCGTTAGACGCTGCAATCCAGGCGTAG
- a CDS encoding MalY/PatB family protein — translation MHNFETVHDRRKTRSVKWDNLQALYGGEDVLPMWVADMDFQSPRAVIHALKDKAEHGIYGYTMTDASIAKVVSRWVEKRHGWRIKPSWLLYSPGVVTSLHMAIQTFTNPGDQVIIQTPVYVPFYSVVKQHDRKLVENPLIEDKGVYTMNLEHLETCFRNGAKAMILCNPHNPVGRVWTKQELEQLAALCQTYDVLLLSDEIHADLIHSGHQHIPIASLSEDMSKRTLSFLSPSKTFNIAGLQVSYAIVQEEEKRQQLQDTFTKQGIHMLNTMAVAALEAAYTEGEEWLTGLLDILAVNKKLVEEALAATPLIKPIPLEGTYLVWLDCRNMKLNQKDLMDFFANKAKLGFNGGEQFGDAGTGYVRMNIACPPETMRDALQRLTNSLKEFEV, via the coding sequence ATGCATAATTTTGAAACCGTACATGACCGGAGGAAAACTCGTTCCGTAAAATGGGATAACTTACAGGCATTATATGGCGGAGAAGACGTCCTGCCGATGTGGGTTGCAGATATGGATTTTCAATCTCCGCGCGCAGTGATTCATGCACTGAAAGATAAGGCAGAGCATGGTATCTATGGATACACGATGACAGACGCCAGCATTGCGAAAGTTGTCAGCAGATGGGTGGAAAAGCGCCACGGCTGGAGAATCAAACCGAGCTGGCTCTTATACAGTCCTGGTGTCGTAACGAGCTTACATATGGCGATTCAGACATTTACCAACCCAGGTGACCAAGTTATCATACAAACACCAGTATATGTTCCTTTTTATAGCGTAGTTAAACAGCACGATCGGAAATTAGTGGAAAATCCATTAATCGAAGACAAAGGTGTATATACAATGAATCTTGAGCACTTAGAGACATGCTTCCGAAATGGAGCAAAAGCGATGATTCTATGTAATCCTCATAACCCAGTTGGACGTGTCTGGACGAAGCAGGAGCTGGAGCAGCTGGCTGCCTTATGTCAGACATATGATGTTTTACTTCTTTCAGATGAGATTCATGCTGATTTGATTCATAGCGGCCATCAGCATATCCCAATTGCTTCTTTATCGGAAGATATGAGTAAACGTACGCTGTCGTTCTTATCTCCATCGAAAACATTCAACATTGCTGGACTGCAAGTATCTTATGCAATTGTGCAGGAAGAAGAAAAGCGCCAACAGCTGCAGGATACATTTACGAAGCAAGGCATTCACATGCTGAATACGATGGCTGTAGCGGCGTTGGAAGCCGCTTATACGGAAGGCGAAGAATGGCTGACAGGTTTGCTCGACATCTTGGCCGTGAATAAGAAGCTGGTAGAAGAGGCCTTGGCAGCCACTCCGCTAATAAAGCCAATTCCGTTGGAAGGGACGTATTTAGTTTGGCTGGATTGTCGTAATATGAAGCTGAACCAAAAAGACCTAATGGATTTCTTTGCGAATAAAGCAAAACTTGGTTTTAACGGCGGCGAACAATTCGGAGATGCTGGGACAGGATACGTGCGTATGAACATCGCATGCCCGCCAGAAACAATGCGTGATGCCTTACAGCGTCTGACAAACAGTTTAAAAGAATTTGAGGTGTAA
- a CDS encoding GNAT family N-acetyltransferase yields MILLAKLSHAEEIHRTMLAAFEEYRFSNAPSSALEETVDTIASSLRNGEEKAFLFWREKKVIGVVRFKEQKEHVYFFRLSVRPEERRRGVARQLIAALERYAASRRLFTLQCQVRLSVAKNIALYEQNGFYISDRTTVRKQNGTRIETVHMTKELMQK; encoded by the coding sequence ATGATTTTATTAGCTAAACTTTCTCATGCTGAGGAAATACACCGCACCATGCTGGCAGCATTTGAAGAATATCGGTTTAGTAATGCGCCATCCAGTGCGTTGGAGGAAACGGTAGACACCATTGCATCTTCTTTAAGAAATGGAGAAGAAAAAGCGTTTTTGTTTTGGAGAGAAAAGAAGGTTATCGGAGTTGTTCGATTTAAAGAACAAAAAGAGCATGTGTATTTCTTTCGCTTATCTGTCCGTCCAGAAGAGAGAAGGCGAGGGGTTGCGCGGCAATTAATAGCTGCATTAGAGCGTTACGCGGCTTCACGAAGACTTTTTACACTTCAATGTCAGGTAAGACTGTCGGTGGCAAAAAATATTGCTTTATATGAGCAAAATGGATTTTACATAAGCGACAGAACAACAGTAAGAAAACAGAATGGAACAAGGATAGAAACAGTTCATATGACGAAGGAATTAATGCAAAAATAG
- a CDS encoding MBL fold metallo-hydrolase, with protein sequence MENEFEHRLMPLASIKSGKETTVSPTVHGYLDQIVNVFFIENPAEKEWVLVDAGMPDTAKKIKQAAAHLFGEGAKPACIILTHGHFDHVGSIVELVKEWNVPVYAHELEMPYLTGQQDYPEADTEAGGGMITKLSKSFPNTGIDLSEHVRLIPLDHKVPHLPGWEWIHTPGHTPGHISLFHPEDQVLVAGDAFTTVQQESLHKVLTQQKEFNGPPRYFTMDEQTAFLSIRKLQQLHPQAAGTGHGMPAFADELAAGLKKLTEIKK encoded by the coding sequence ATGGAAAACGAATTCGAACATCGCTTGATGCCCTTAGCCTCTATAAAGAGCGGCAAAGAAACAACCGTCTCTCCAACTGTTCACGGCTACCTTGACCAAATTGTAAATGTGTTTTTCATTGAAAATCCTGCCGAAAAAGAATGGGTGCTCGTCGATGCTGGAATGCCCGATACTGCTAAGAAAATTAAACAAGCTGCCGCCCATTTGTTTGGTGAAGGAGCAAAACCTGCTTGTATTATTTTGACGCACGGTCATTTTGACCACGTGGGAAGTATTGTCGAGTTAGTAAAAGAGTGGAATGTGCCAGTTTACGCTCATGAATTGGAGATGCCTTACCTTACCGGACAGCAGGACTATCCGGAAGCAGATACCGAAGCTGGCGGCGGTATGATTACAAAGCTTTCTAAGTCATTCCCAAATACAGGAATTGACTTGAGCGAACATGTACGACTCATTCCGCTGGATCATAAAGTACCGCACCTGCCAGGCTGGGAATGGATTCACACACCAGGTCATACACCGGGACATATAAGCCTTTTCCACCCAGAAGACCAAGTTCTGGTGGCCGGAGATGCATTTACAACGGTTCAACAGGAATCTTTGCACAAAGTATTAACGCAGCAAAAAGAATTCAACGGCCCTCCCCGCTACTTTACGATGGACGAACAAACCGCCTTCCTCTCCATTCGTAAACTGCAACAGCTGCACCCCCAAGCAGCTGGCACTGGCCACGGCATGCCCGCATTTGCAGATGAATTAGCAGCAGGGCTGAAAAAACTTACAGAAATAAAAAAATAG
- a CDS encoding biotin transporter BioY, with translation MNRTGKLTASAMFVGLMTVGANISVWLPFLAVPIGGQTVPLSLQPFFAILAGLLLGYKWGAYSMSCYVLLGLTGLPIFADLTGGFGVFAGPTGGFLLSFIAIAFSAGFIMEKTAFRHRVFAAAFAGLLVNYLFGVTYMYGSMHLWLGVAISYKTAWISMLPFLVKDFCFSMLAAFFFSKVAHAFGKSKVSYNTSFK, from the coding sequence ATGAATCGAACTGGAAAATTGACTGCAAGTGCTATGTTTGTTGGTTTGATGACAGTAGGTGCGAATATATCAGTATGGCTGCCTTTTCTGGCTGTGCCTATCGGCGGGCAAACTGTACCGCTTTCTCTGCAGCCGTTTTTCGCAATTCTGGCGGGTCTCTTGTTAGGATATAAATGGGGTGCTTACAGCATGAGCTGTTATGTGCTGCTCGGGCTGACTGGATTGCCGATTTTCGCTGACCTTACCGGTGGTTTCGGTGTGTTTGCAGGGCCAACTGGCGGATTTCTGCTATCCTTTATTGCCATTGCGTTTTCCGCTGGATTTATTATGGAGAAGACCGCTTTTCGCCACCGCGTATTTGCGGCAGCATTTGCCGGCCTGCTCGTGAATTACCTATTCGGCGTGACTTATATGTACGGCAGCATGCATCTTTGGCTTGGGGTTGCTATCAGCTATAAAACTGCTTGGATCAGTATGCTCCCCTTCCTCGTCAAAGACTTCTGCTTCAGCATGCTGGCAGCCTTTTTCTTTTCAAAAGTCGCCCATGCTTTCGGAAAAAGTAAAGTGTCTTATAATACTTCGTTTAAATGA
- a CDS encoding NAD(P)/FAD-dependent oxidoreductase, whose product MNKPKIVIAGAGYGGLITTVKLQKLIGTEEASITLINKHDYHYQTTWLHENAAGTRHHDQTRIAIKDVIDPRKVNFVQDTVTKIDPDAKKVTMENGEISYDYLVIGLGFEPANFGIEGLLDHAYNIRSINSSRLIREHIEHNFAMYNNESEKKEERLNIVIGGGGFTGIEFAGELAERIPELCKEYDIDRDKVRVTVIEAGPSVMMGFDPQLVEYALNSLESRGISFQTNAFLKEVAADSIVYEKADEKHTIKTNTTVWAAGVQGSSVLEKSGFDVKRNKVMVTEDLRDPNYEDIFIVGDCAAVMNEETGKPYPPTAQIATQMGFNCAQNLKALIRKESNTQKFVPDLKGTLASLGGGDAMGTVMGKKLYGKPADVMKKASDNRYLYQLGGVGLVLKKGKFNIFS is encoded by the coding sequence ATGAACAAACCGAAAATCGTAATTGCAGGTGCTGGTTATGGCGGCCTAATCACGACAGTCAAACTGCAAAAGCTAATTGGAACGGAAGAAGCAAGTATTACACTTATTAACAAGCACGACTATCATTATCAAACCACATGGCTTCATGAAAATGCAGCCGGTACAAGACATCATGACCAAACAAGAATAGCAATCAAAGATGTGATTGATCCGAGAAAAGTAAATTTCGTCCAAGATACAGTGACGAAAATTGATCCTGACGCGAAAAAAGTTACGATGGAAAATGGCGAGATTTCTTATGATTATCTTGTCATTGGATTGGGCTTTGAGCCTGCCAATTTCGGAATTGAAGGATTGCTGGACCATGCTTACAATATCCGCAGCATTAATTCTTCCCGTTTAATCCGCGAGCATATTGAACATAATTTCGCTATGTATAATAATGAAAGTGAAAAGAAAGAAGAGCGTTTGAATATTGTTATCGGCGGTGGTGGCTTTACAGGGATTGAATTCGCTGGTGAATTAGCGGAACGTATCCCAGAGCTGTGCAAAGAGTATGATATTGATCGTGACAAAGTCCGCGTTACCGTTATTGAAGCAGGACCATCCGTCATGATGGGGTTTGATCCGCAGCTTGTGGAATATGCTTTGAACTCCTTGGAGTCCCGCGGGATATCGTTTCAGACGAATGCCTTCCTAAAGGAAGTTGCGGCTGACAGCATTGTTTACGAGAAAGCTGACGAAAAACATACAATCAAAACGAATACAACCGTTTGGGCAGCCGGTGTACAAGGCAGCTCTGTCTTAGAAAAATCCGGTTTTGATGTAAAGCGCAATAAAGTCATGGTTACAGAAGATCTGCGCGATCCGAATTATGAAGATATCTTTATTGTTGGTGACTGTGCAGCGGTTATGAACGAAGAAACAGGCAAGCCGTACCCGCCAACAGCGCAGATTGCTACACAAATGGGCTTCAACTGTGCGCAAAATCTCAAAGCCCTTATTCGTAAAGAAAGCAACACACAGAAATTCGTACCAGACCTAAAGGGTACACTTGCTTCCTTGGGCGGAGGCGATGCCATGGGTACCGTTATGGGCAAGAAACTTTACGGAAAGCCGGCAGACGTTATGAAAAAAGCATCCGATAACCGCTATCTGTATCAGCTTGGCGGCGTTGGACTTGTGCTGAAAAAAGGGAAATTTAATATTTTCAGCTAA
- a CDS encoding divergent PAP2 family protein, translating to MSLLQNMPLWSALIAIIVAQVIKVPIRAITEKQVQPDLAFSTGGMPSSHSAAVAALTTSIGFETGLDSPVFAASFVFSIIIMFDASGVRRAAGEQAILLNLLLKDFQRFVDEAKNWGSKQEFEKNREIREMLGHQPIEVFFGALTGIAISLIIYLLF from the coding sequence ATGTCATTATTACAAAATATGCCTTTATGGAGCGCACTTATTGCCATTATTGTAGCGCAAGTAATCAAAGTACCGATTCGCGCAATTACCGAAAAGCAGGTGCAGCCAGATTTGGCATTTAGTACAGGCGGAATGCCAAGCAGCCACTCCGCAGCAGTAGCTGCCTTGACGACCTCGATTGGCTTTGAGACAGGGCTTGATTCACCTGTTTTCGCTGCTTCCTTTGTCTTCAGTATTATCATTATGTTCGATGCTTCTGGTGTGAGAAGAGCAGCTGGAGAACAAGCAATTCTGCTCAACTTACTGCTGAAAGATTTCCAGCGCTTTGTTGATGAAGCGAAAAACTGGGGAAGCAAGCAGGAGTTCGAAAAAAATCGCGAAATTAGAGAAATGCTCGGGCATCAGCCGATCGAAGTATTTTTCGGTGCTTTAACCGGCATTGCGATTTCCCTCATCATTTACTTGCTGTTTTGA
- a CDS encoding alpha/beta fold hydrolase, with the protein MSCSTGIFNFNGVAVDYKTYPSYNTGTSKTILLLHGFLASQYCFHHLIPELRRNHRVLTLDFPPFGQSSKHPETAFSYDDYTRLVAALLAHLNINRLDIAGHSMGGQIAMRFSFHYPKMVNRLYLFAPSSYMLPTDAFSSLVASRHFFPSFMKLIFEAGSVVRFLEHLVANPQSISLRMVVAYSIPFMNQRFFSSLATFIQHRGGDLPNDCIQQIQTPAIIFWGSQDPLLPPSIGYRLLAEIPSATLHVFPDAGHLLPEEIPDTLIAFMS; encoded by the coding sequence ATGTCTTGTTCAACAGGTATATTCAATTTTAACGGTGTTGCGGTCGACTATAAAACATATCCTTCATACAATACAGGAACCTCCAAAACAATCCTTCTTCTCCATGGTTTTCTTGCTTCCCAATATTGTTTTCATCACCTTATTCCAGAGCTGCGGCGTAATCACCGTGTGCTCACTTTAGATTTCCCGCCTTTTGGTCAAAGCAGCAAACATCCAGAAACGGCTTTTTCGTATGATGATTATACCCGCCTTGTGGCTGCTCTCTTAGCGCATTTAAATATCAACCGACTGGATATTGCAGGCCACTCCATGGGCGGTCAAATCGCCATGCGCTTTTCCTTTCACTATCCTAAGATGGTTAATCGGTTATATTTGTTTGCGCCATCCAGCTATATGCTGCCGACAGATGCTTTTAGCAGCCTTGTTGCTTCGCGTCATTTTTTTCCCAGCTTTATGAAATTAATTTTTGAGGCGGGCAGTGTTGTTCGATTTTTGGAACATCTCGTTGCCAATCCGCAGAGCATTTCGCTTCGCATGGTGGTTGCATACAGTATTCCATTTATGAACCAACGTTTTTTTTCTTCCCTGGCTACCTTTATTCAGCACCGAGGCGGCGACTTGCCAAATGACTGCATTCAACAAATACAAACTCCTGCGATAATATTTTGGGGCAGTCAAGATCCGTTACTGCCACCATCGATTGGTTACAGGCTGCTAGCTGAAATACCGAGCGCAACACTGCACGTTTTCCCAGATGCAGGACACCTGCTGCCGGAAGAAATCCCCGACACACTGATAGCTTTTATGTCGTGA
- a CDS encoding kinase-associated lipoprotein B, translating to MISIGSIVKARYKTGSYVGKVKEERGKFLLVEILAVLKHPQQGDLHNPKQTEDVFFHERRALAHYEKANIPKTAVSRYEEEVLDYADSLRTALEQLQQTLHNEPASAYQQLALANLASLEKDYFG from the coding sequence ATGATTAGTATTGGCAGTATCGTGAAAGCTCGATATAAAACAGGGAGCTATGTAGGGAAGGTAAAAGAAGAACGCGGGAAGTTTTTGTTAGTAGAAATTCTTGCTGTCCTTAAACATCCGCAGCAAGGAGACTTACACAATCCGAAACAAACGGAAGATGTTTTCTTCCATGAACGCCGAGCGCTCGCTCACTACGAAAAAGCAAATATACCAAAGACAGCTGTATCTCGATATGAAGAAGAAGTACTTGATTACGCGGATTCGCTGCGGACAGCCCTCGAGCAGCTTCAGCAAACGTTACATAATGAACCCGCTTCTGCCTATCAGCAGCTGGCGCTTGCCAATTTGGCTTCATTGGAGAAAGACTACTTTGGATAA
- a CDS encoding phosphocarrier protein HPr — MQEKTFTVTSETGIHARPATLLVNKASQFNSEIGLTYKQKKVNLKSIMGVMSLGVSQGGEVLITIDGQDEEDAMAGIQEVLETHLS, encoded by the coding sequence ATGCAAGAAAAAACATTTACGGTTACGAGCGAGACTGGTATTCACGCACGCCCTGCAACATTGCTCGTTAATAAAGCTAGCCAATTCAATTCCGAAATTGGGCTTACATATAAGCAGAAGAAAGTGAATCTTAAATCCATCATGGGTGTTATGTCACTAGGCGTTTCACAAGGCGGAGAGGTTCTGATTACAATTGACGGACAAGATGAGGAAGACGCGATGGCGGGCATTCAAGAAGTGCTGGAAACCCATTTGAGCTGA